The Macaca thibetana thibetana isolate TM-01 chromosome 11, ASM2454274v1, whole genome shotgun sequence genome window below encodes:
- the SCNN1A gene encoding amiloride-sensitive sodium channel subunit alpha isoform X2 produces the protein MSSIKGNKLEEQDPRPLQPTAGLMEGNKLEEQDASPPQPTPGLMKGDKREEQGLGPEPAAPQQPTAEEEALIEFHRSYRELFEFFCNNTTIHGAIRLVCSQHNRMKTAFWAVLWLCTFGMMYWQFGLLFGEYFSYPVSLNINLNSDKLVFPAVTICTLNPYRYPEIKEELEELDRITQQTLFDLYKYDSSPTLVAGSRGRRDLRGTLPHLLQRLRVPSPLHGARQARSVASSVRDNNPQVDWKDWKIGFELCNQNKSDCFYQTYSSGVDAVREWYRFHYINILSRLPETLPSLEEDTLGNFIFACRFNQVSCNQANYSHFHHPMYGNCYTFNDKNNSNLWMSSMPGVNNGLSLMLRTEQNDFIPLLSTVTGARVMVHGQDEPAFMDDGGFNLRPGVETSISMRKEALDRLGGDYGDCTKNGSDVPVKNLYPSKYTQQVCIHSCFQENMIKECGCAYIFYPRPQNMEYCDYRKHSSWGYCYYKLQADFSSDHLGCFTKCRKPCSVTSYQLSAGYSRWPSVTSQEWVFEMLSRQNNYTINNKRNGVAKVNIFFKELNYKTNSESPSVTMVTLLSNLGSQWSLWFGSSVLSVVEMAELIFDLLVITFLLLLRRFRSRYWSPGRGDRGAQEVASTQASSPPSHFCPHPTSLYLSQLGPAPSPALTAPPPAYATLGPCPSPGGSAGASSTAYPLGGP, from the exons GGGAACAAGCTGGAGGAGCAGGACCCTAGACCTCTGCAGCCCACCGCAGGGCTCATGGAGGGGAACAAGCTGGAGGAGCAGGACGCTAGCCCTCCACAGCCCACCCCAGGGCTCATGAAGGGGGACAAGCGTGAGGAGCAGGGGCTGGGCCCAGAACCTGCGGCACCCCAGCAGCCCACGGCGGAGGAGGAGGCCCTGATCGAGTTCCACCGCTCCTACCGAGAGCTCTTCGAGTTCTTCTGCAACAATACCACCATCCACGGCGCCATCCGCCTGGTGTGCTCCCAGCACAACCGCATGAAGACGGCCTTCTGGGCAGTGCTCTGGCTCTGCACCTTTGGCATGATGTACTGGCAATTCGGCCTGCTTTTCGGAGAGTACTTCAGCTACCCCGTCAGCCTCAACATCAACCTCAACTCGGACAAGCTTGTCTTCCCCGCAGTGACCATCTGCACCCTCAATCCCTACAG GTATCCGGAAATTAAagaggagctggaggagctggACCGCATCACACAGCAGACGCTCTTTGACCTGTACAAATACGACTCCTCCCCCACCCTCGTGGCCGGCTCCCGCGGCCGTCGCGACCTGCGGGGCACTCTGCCGCACCTCTTGCAGCGCCTGAGGGTCCCGTCCCCGCTTCACGGGGCCCGTCAAGCCCGTAGCGTGGCCTCCAGCGTGCGGGACAACAACCCCCAAGTGGACTGGAAGGACTGGAAGATCGGTTTCGAGCTG TGCAACCAGAACAAATCAGACTGCTTCTACCAGACATACTCATCAGGGGTGGATGCAGTGAGGGAGTGGTACCGCTTCCACTACATCAACATCCTGTCGAGGCTGCCAGAGACTCTGCCATCCCTGGAGGAGGACACACTGGGCAACTTCATCTTCGCCTGCCGCTTCAACCAGGTCTCCTGCAACCAGGC GAATTACTCTCACTTCCACCACCCAATGTATGGAAACTGCTATACTTTCAATGACAAGAACAACTCTAACCTCTGGATGTCTTCCATGCCTGGAGTCAACAACG GTCTGTCCCTGATGCTGCGCACAGAGCAGAATGACTTCATTCCCCTGCTGTCCACAGTGACTGGGGCCCGGGTAATGGTGCACGGGCAGGATGAACCTGCCTTTATGGATGATGGTGGCTTTAACTTGCGGCCTGGCGTGGAGACCTCCATCAGCATGAGGAAG GAAGCCCTGGACAGACTTGGGGGCGACTATGGCGACTGCACCAAGAATGGCAGTGATGTCCCTGTCAAGAACCTTTACCCTTCAAAGTACACGCAGCAG GTGTGTATTCACTCCTGCTTCCAGGAGAACATGATCAAGGAGTGTGGCTGTGCCTACATCTTCTATCCGCGGCCGCAGAACATGGAGTACTGTGACTACAGGAAGCACAGTTCCTGGG GCTACTGCTACTATAAGCTCCAGGCTGACTTCTCCTCAGACCACCTGGGCTGTTTCACCAAGTGCCGGAAGCCATGCAG TGTGACCAGCTACCAGCTCTCGGCTGGTTACTCACGATGGCCCTCGGTGACATCCCAG GAATGGGTCTTCGAGATGCTATCGCGACAGAACAACTACACCATCAACAACAAGAG AAATGGAGTGGCCAAAGTCAACATCTTCTTCAAGGAGCTGAACTACAAAACCAAttctgagtctccctctgtcacg ATGGTCACCCTCCTGTCCAACCTGGGCAGCCAGTGGAGCCTGTGGTTCGGCTCCTCAGTGCTGTCTGTGGTGGAGATGGCTGAGCTCATCTTTGACCTGCTGGTCATCACATTCCTCCTGCTGCTCCGAAGGTTCCGAAGCCGATACTGGTCTCCAGGCCGAGGGGACAGGGGTGCTCAGGAGGTGGCCTCCACCCAGGCATCCTCCCCGCCTTCCCacttctgcccccaccccacatctCTGTACTTGTCCCAGCTAGGccctgctccctccccagcctTGACAGCCCCTCCCCCTGCCTATGCCACCCTGGGCCCCTGCCCATCTCCAGGGGGCTCCGCAGGGGCCAGCTCCACTGCCTATCCTCTGGGGGGGCCCTGA
- the SCNN1A gene encoding amiloride-sensitive sodium channel subunit alpha isoform X3, protein MEGNKLEEQDASPPQPTPGLMKGDKREEQGLGPEPAAPQQPTAEEEALIEFHRSYRELFEFFCNNTTIHGAIRLVCSQHNRMKTAFWAVLWLCTFGMMYWQFGLLFGEYFSYPVSLNINLNSDKLVFPAVTICTLNPYRYPEIKEELEELDRITQQTLFDLYKYDSSPTLVAGSRGRRDLRGTLPHLLQRLRVPSPLHGARQARSVASSVRDNNPQVDWKDWKIGFELCNQNKSDCFYQTYSSGVDAVREWYRFHYINILSRLPETLPSLEEDTLGNFIFACRFNQVSCNQANYSHFHHPMYGNCYTFNDKNNSNLWMSSMPGVNNGLSLMLRTEQNDFIPLLSTVTGARVMVHGQDEPAFMDDGGFNLRPGVETSISMRKEALDRLGGDYGDCTKNGSDVPVKNLYPSKYTQQVCIHSCFQENMIKECGCAYIFYPRPQNMEYCDYRKHSSWGYCYYKLQADFSSDHLGCFTKCRKPCSVTSYQLSAGYSRWPSVTSQEWVFEMLSRQNNYTINNKRNGVAKVNIFFKELNYKTNSESPSVTMVTLLSNLGSQWSLWFGSSVLSVVEMAELIFDLLVITFLLLLRRFRSRYWSPGRGDRGAQEVASTQASSPPSHFCPHPTSLYLSQLGPAPSPALTAPPPAYATLGPCPSPGGSAGASSTAYPLGGP, encoded by the exons ATGGAGGGGAACAAGCTGGAGGAGCAGGACGCTAGCCCTCCACAGCCCACCCCAGGGCTCATGAAGGGGGACAAGCGTGAGGAGCAGGGGCTGGGCCCAGAACCTGCGGCACCCCAGCAGCCCACGGCGGAGGAGGAGGCCCTGATCGAGTTCCACCGCTCCTACCGAGAGCTCTTCGAGTTCTTCTGCAACAATACCACCATCCACGGCGCCATCCGCCTGGTGTGCTCCCAGCACAACCGCATGAAGACGGCCTTCTGGGCAGTGCTCTGGCTCTGCACCTTTGGCATGATGTACTGGCAATTCGGCCTGCTTTTCGGAGAGTACTTCAGCTACCCCGTCAGCCTCAACATCAACCTCAACTCGGACAAGCTTGTCTTCCCCGCAGTGACCATCTGCACCCTCAATCCCTACAG GTATCCGGAAATTAAagaggagctggaggagctggACCGCATCACACAGCAGACGCTCTTTGACCTGTACAAATACGACTCCTCCCCCACCCTCGTGGCCGGCTCCCGCGGCCGTCGCGACCTGCGGGGCACTCTGCCGCACCTCTTGCAGCGCCTGAGGGTCCCGTCCCCGCTTCACGGGGCCCGTCAAGCCCGTAGCGTGGCCTCCAGCGTGCGGGACAACAACCCCCAAGTGGACTGGAAGGACTGGAAGATCGGTTTCGAGCTG TGCAACCAGAACAAATCAGACTGCTTCTACCAGACATACTCATCAGGGGTGGATGCAGTGAGGGAGTGGTACCGCTTCCACTACATCAACATCCTGTCGAGGCTGCCAGAGACTCTGCCATCCCTGGAGGAGGACACACTGGGCAACTTCATCTTCGCCTGCCGCTTCAACCAGGTCTCCTGCAACCAGGC GAATTACTCTCACTTCCACCACCCAATGTATGGAAACTGCTATACTTTCAATGACAAGAACAACTCTAACCTCTGGATGTCTTCCATGCCTGGAGTCAACAACG GTCTGTCCCTGATGCTGCGCACAGAGCAGAATGACTTCATTCCCCTGCTGTCCACAGTGACTGGGGCCCGGGTAATGGTGCACGGGCAGGATGAACCTGCCTTTATGGATGATGGTGGCTTTAACTTGCGGCCTGGCGTGGAGACCTCCATCAGCATGAGGAAG GAAGCCCTGGACAGACTTGGGGGCGACTATGGCGACTGCACCAAGAATGGCAGTGATGTCCCTGTCAAGAACCTTTACCCTTCAAAGTACACGCAGCAG GTGTGTATTCACTCCTGCTTCCAGGAGAACATGATCAAGGAGTGTGGCTGTGCCTACATCTTCTATCCGCGGCCGCAGAACATGGAGTACTGTGACTACAGGAAGCACAGTTCCTGGG GCTACTGCTACTATAAGCTCCAGGCTGACTTCTCCTCAGACCACCTGGGCTGTTTCACCAAGTGCCGGAAGCCATGCAG TGTGACCAGCTACCAGCTCTCGGCTGGTTACTCACGATGGCCCTCGGTGACATCCCAG GAATGGGTCTTCGAGATGCTATCGCGACAGAACAACTACACCATCAACAACAAGAG AAATGGAGTGGCCAAAGTCAACATCTTCTTCAAGGAGCTGAACTACAAAACCAAttctgagtctccctctgtcacg ATGGTCACCCTCCTGTCCAACCTGGGCAGCCAGTGGAGCCTGTGGTTCGGCTCCTCAGTGCTGTCTGTGGTGGAGATGGCTGAGCTCATCTTTGACCTGCTGGTCATCACATTCCTCCTGCTGCTCCGAAGGTTCCGAAGCCGATACTGGTCTCCAGGCCGAGGGGACAGGGGTGCTCAGGAGGTGGCCTCCACCCAGGCATCCTCCCCGCCTTCCCacttctgcccccaccccacatctCTGTACTTGTCCCAGCTAGGccctgctccctccccagcctTGACAGCCCCTCCCCCTGCCTATGCCACCCTGGGCCCCTGCCCATCTCCAGGGGGCTCCGCAGGGGCCAGCTCCACTGCCTATCCTCTGGGGGGGCCCTGA
- the SCNN1A gene encoding amiloride-sensitive sodium channel subunit alpha isoform X1, whose product MARGNLTWVPGVMGEGTQGPELSLDPDPCSPQSAPGLMKGNKLEEQDPRPLQPTAGLMEGNKLEEQDASPPQPTPGLMKGDKREEQGLGPEPAAPQQPTAEEEALIEFHRSYRELFEFFCNNTTIHGAIRLVCSQHNRMKTAFWAVLWLCTFGMMYWQFGLLFGEYFSYPVSLNINLNSDKLVFPAVTICTLNPYRYPEIKEELEELDRITQQTLFDLYKYDSSPTLVAGSRGRRDLRGTLPHLLQRLRVPSPLHGARQARSVASSVRDNNPQVDWKDWKIGFELCNQNKSDCFYQTYSSGVDAVREWYRFHYINILSRLPETLPSLEEDTLGNFIFACRFNQVSCNQANYSHFHHPMYGNCYTFNDKNNSNLWMSSMPGVNNGLSLMLRTEQNDFIPLLSTVTGARVMVHGQDEPAFMDDGGFNLRPGVETSISMRKEALDRLGGDYGDCTKNGSDVPVKNLYPSKYTQQVCIHSCFQENMIKECGCAYIFYPRPQNMEYCDYRKHSSWGYCYYKLQADFSSDHLGCFTKCRKPCSVTSYQLSAGYSRWPSVTSQEWVFEMLSRQNNYTINNKRNGVAKVNIFFKELNYKTNSESPSVTMVTLLSNLGSQWSLWFGSSVLSVVEMAELIFDLLVITFLLLLRRFRSRYWSPGRGDRGAQEVASTQASSPPSHFCPHPTSLYLSQLGPAPSPALTAPPPAYATLGPCPSPGGSAGASSTAYPLGGP is encoded by the exons ATGGCCAGGGGCAACCTCACTTGGGTTCCAGGGGTGATGGGAGAGGGCACTCAGGGCCCAGAGCTCAGCCTTGACCCTGACCCTTGCTCTCCCCAATCCGCCCCGGGGCTCATGAAGGGGAACAAGCTGGAGGAGCAGGACCCTAGACCTCTGCAGCCCACCGCAGGGCTCATGGAGGGGAACAAGCTGGAGGAGCAGGACGCTAGCCCTCCACAGCCCACCCCAGGGCTCATGAAGGGGGACAAGCGTGAGGAGCAGGGGCTGGGCCCAGAACCTGCGGCACCCCAGCAGCCCACGGCGGAGGAGGAGGCCCTGATCGAGTTCCACCGCTCCTACCGAGAGCTCTTCGAGTTCTTCTGCAACAATACCACCATCCACGGCGCCATCCGCCTGGTGTGCTCCCAGCACAACCGCATGAAGACGGCCTTCTGGGCAGTGCTCTGGCTCTGCACCTTTGGCATGATGTACTGGCAATTCGGCCTGCTTTTCGGAGAGTACTTCAGCTACCCCGTCAGCCTCAACATCAACCTCAACTCGGACAAGCTTGTCTTCCCCGCAGTGACCATCTGCACCCTCAATCCCTACAG GTATCCGGAAATTAAagaggagctggaggagctggACCGCATCACACAGCAGACGCTCTTTGACCTGTACAAATACGACTCCTCCCCCACCCTCGTGGCCGGCTCCCGCGGCCGTCGCGACCTGCGGGGCACTCTGCCGCACCTCTTGCAGCGCCTGAGGGTCCCGTCCCCGCTTCACGGGGCCCGTCAAGCCCGTAGCGTGGCCTCCAGCGTGCGGGACAACAACCCCCAAGTGGACTGGAAGGACTGGAAGATCGGTTTCGAGCTG TGCAACCAGAACAAATCAGACTGCTTCTACCAGACATACTCATCAGGGGTGGATGCAGTGAGGGAGTGGTACCGCTTCCACTACATCAACATCCTGTCGAGGCTGCCAGAGACTCTGCCATCCCTGGAGGAGGACACACTGGGCAACTTCATCTTCGCCTGCCGCTTCAACCAGGTCTCCTGCAACCAGGC GAATTACTCTCACTTCCACCACCCAATGTATGGAAACTGCTATACTTTCAATGACAAGAACAACTCTAACCTCTGGATGTCTTCCATGCCTGGAGTCAACAACG GTCTGTCCCTGATGCTGCGCACAGAGCAGAATGACTTCATTCCCCTGCTGTCCACAGTGACTGGGGCCCGGGTAATGGTGCACGGGCAGGATGAACCTGCCTTTATGGATGATGGTGGCTTTAACTTGCGGCCTGGCGTGGAGACCTCCATCAGCATGAGGAAG GAAGCCCTGGACAGACTTGGGGGCGACTATGGCGACTGCACCAAGAATGGCAGTGATGTCCCTGTCAAGAACCTTTACCCTTCAAAGTACACGCAGCAG GTGTGTATTCACTCCTGCTTCCAGGAGAACATGATCAAGGAGTGTGGCTGTGCCTACATCTTCTATCCGCGGCCGCAGAACATGGAGTACTGTGACTACAGGAAGCACAGTTCCTGGG GCTACTGCTACTATAAGCTCCAGGCTGACTTCTCCTCAGACCACCTGGGCTGTTTCACCAAGTGCCGGAAGCCATGCAG TGTGACCAGCTACCAGCTCTCGGCTGGTTACTCACGATGGCCCTCGGTGACATCCCAG GAATGGGTCTTCGAGATGCTATCGCGACAGAACAACTACACCATCAACAACAAGAG AAATGGAGTGGCCAAAGTCAACATCTTCTTCAAGGAGCTGAACTACAAAACCAAttctgagtctccctctgtcacg ATGGTCACCCTCCTGTCCAACCTGGGCAGCCAGTGGAGCCTGTGGTTCGGCTCCTCAGTGCTGTCTGTGGTGGAGATGGCTGAGCTCATCTTTGACCTGCTGGTCATCACATTCCTCCTGCTGCTCCGAAGGTTCCGAAGCCGATACTGGTCTCCAGGCCGAGGGGACAGGGGTGCTCAGGAGGTGGCCTCCACCCAGGCATCCTCCCCGCCTTCCCacttctgcccccaccccacatctCTGTACTTGTCCCAGCTAGGccctgctccctccccagcctTGACAGCCCCTCCCCCTGCCTATGCCACCCTGGGCCCCTGCCCATCTCCAGGGGGCTCCGCAGGGGCCAGCTCCACTGCCTATCCTCTGGGGGGGCCCTGA